The following coding sequences lie in one Montipora foliosa isolate CH-2021 chromosome 11, ASM3666993v2, whole genome shotgun sequence genomic window:
- the LOC137977146 gene encoding uncharacterized protein, with the protein MSEGEVSEEQFRVLEGVVYFVDPKSCDEMLYCLVRVCSLPIVIELNQHTFRLVFFIYCRLFTPESLRLNPEDRYKSPGSLSFLGGKERIRIPLKREHNSLDAFKRHIVEHAGLKTKAEKRGIGSSIDLKLSRLVKSAEGSKAFLINTQAQWNVERLLFVDSAVLQVGQATPLNALPRMSHLKPARKLNDRERESMLEWAANNGKAVRQRTVRQETTMFKAGTLPLNMYATSEQPKEKITMERTLGHVDAAGDLGCPVEVVESNRKHQKEENQKETDDEQESEYDTESESELPATVDSDLEDERTFLRAVTTRSGRTIRVTSKFS; encoded by the exons ATGTCGGAGGGCGAAGTCAGCGAAGAGCAGTTTCGTGTTTTAGAAGGGGTTGTTTACTTCGTTGATCCTAAATCTTGTGACGAAATGCTATATTGTTTAGTTA GGGTGTGTTCACTTCCGATTGTAATAGAGTTGAATCAACACACGTTCCGCTTGGTGTTCTTCATATATTGCCGTCTTTTTACCCCCGAATCACTACGACTAAACCCTGAAGACCGTTACAAATCTCCTGGATCTTTAAGTTTTCTTGGGGGAAAGGAAAGGATCAGAATTCCCCTGAAAAGAGAacataattcccttgacgccTTTAAAAGGCATATTGTTGAACACGCTGGCCTCAAGACCAAAGCCGAGAAGCGTGGGATAGGGTCATCTATTGATCTTAAACTGTCCAGACTAGTCAAAAGCGCAGAAGGCAGTAAAGCCTTCTTAATCAATACACAAGCGCAATGGAACGTGGAAAGGCTGCTTTTTGTCGATTCTGCAGTTTTACAAG TTGGTCAGGCAACGCCACTCAATGCCCTTCCCCGGATGTCCCATCTGAAGCCAGCGAGGAAACTTAACGATCGAGAGCGAGAGTCGATGTTGGAATGGGCAGCAAACAACGGCAAAGCTGTCAGGCAGCGAACAGTACGCCAGGAAACAACAATGTTCAAAGCAGGAACTCTGCCACTTAACATGTATGCCACTTCTGAGCAACCAAAAGAGAAGATAACGATGGAGAGAACTCTGGGACATGTGGACGCTGCAGGTGACTTGGGATGTCCTGTTGAAGTCGTTGAAAGCAACAGGAAgcatcaaaaagaagaaaaccagaAAGAAACAGACGATGAACAAGAATCTGAGTACGACACAGAATCTGAAAGCGAACTTCCTGCAACTGTAGACAGTGACCTGGAGGACGAAAGGACTTTTCTCCGAGCTGTAACAACTCGCAGTGGACGAACTATTCGCGTTACATCAAAGTTCTCTTAG
- the LOC137977147 gene encoding protein bark beetle-like: protein MMLTSLLFLCIFNFGLVSCENQNKTFTEVNGNKTFHTINGTLNTNKTLTRADSPYLVTSDLVVPKNVSLTVEAGVDVLFLPKVGVHVYGTLYAKGTHSQAIRFQAIRCNETAFCNNINSTASQYMNPGIRLANGTSYNKGRLELKWNGRWGTVCDSYWDDKDTEVACRQLGFLGAKRHYRHPGSGTIWLKNVGCKGNENTLLSCSSYGMGNVWGCGHYRDVGIECDTLLPFLENAVYWKGITFTPNNSSDEESRLYLENVLIALAVQGITAVKKAPELAKVTVTDCVTGVLLENLENPLVIADINILRCKTSGVNVTNSEGPVTIENVTVQNTSHGDGLVFRHNIDIMDFCSNISQLPSFPLVFNASGATFCSKIFRAKPQNTLSVHFRWITGRDFQLNVTDGSASNKTLITNITADYIGKTVRSASSPVLEISFSSKSNAREPTYLVFIIMENEDVHPRLTISSSRFLNHSNSGVAVNNLIGQTKIFNTVFMGNGFGVHINKINGGLSLFSTTFLYNRKHGIYIGNVTGSVTFRSVNSSRNHGSGIAVEKGSLSFLMSLCEASKNQVHGLEIYNQISSNINISGLEVYESGRKGLYFRDFSEDSCILISNLTSFRNREDGAFFEKLSIKQLSVSTSSFDGNYYHGLFAEKVVSANVAFWRASTSKNYNNGLFFQNGKGNISLESWSSLGNNNNGLYLACQEGKLQLNNCFIDGNKRNGIKLMDGHYAKLQSFDFYNSVVSENENYGILIYVYMYNYYQTKNYSLTFMNSTIANNSNGGILVYPYCSYRYNRFITHVQLTFTENKVNGNQNDGLNVRSPEI, encoded by the exons ATGATGCTCACATCGCTTTTGTTTCTGTGCATCTTCAACTTTGGCCTCGTTTCCTGTGAAAATCAGAACAAGACGTTTACTGAAGTCAACGGAAACAAGACTTTTCATACCATCAACGGCACTCTAAACACTAATAAGACACTTACTCGCGCAGATAGCCCATATCTGGTCACAAGTGACCTagttgttcctaaaaatgtatCACTTACTGTGGAGGCTGGTGTTGACGTTCTTTTCCTACCTAAAGTCGGTGTTCACGTTTATGGAACTCTATACGCAAAGGGAACGCACTCTCAGGCTATCCGCTTCCAAGCGATCCGGTGTAACGAAACAGCGTTCTGCAACAACATAAACTCAACTGCGAGTCAGTACATGAATCCTGGAATACGATTGGCTAATGGTACGTCGTACAATAAAGGTCGTTTGGAATTGAAATGGAACGGGCGGTGGGGAACAGTTTGTGATAGTTACTGGGATGATAAAGATACTGAAGTGGCTTGCAGGCAACTTGGCTTTCTAGGAGCAAAAAGACATTATCGTCACCCTGGAAGTGGCACTATCTGGTTAAAAAATGTTGGTTGCAAAGGAAACGAGAATACCCTTTTGAGCTGTAGTAGCTATGGGATGGGTAATGTATGGGGATGCG GACACTACCGAGACGTCGGAATAGAGTGCGACACACTGCTCCCTTTTCTTGAAAACGCTGTTTATTGGAAAGGAATAACATTTACGCCGAATAATTCGTCTGACGAAGAAAGCCGCCTGTACCTGGAAAATGTGCTCATAGCTCTTGCTGTTCAAGGAATAACGGCCGTGAAAAAGGCACCAGAATTAGCAAAAGTCACAGTTACTGACTGCGTCACTGGAGTATTGTTGGAAAATCTTGAAAATCCGCTAGTCATCGCCGACATAAACATCTTAAGGTGCAAAACCAGTGGTGTAAACGTAACCAACTCAGAAGGACCCGTCACAATTGAGAATGTAACGGTTCAGAATACAAGCCATGGAGATGGACTTGTTTTTAGGCACAATATCGACATCATGGACTTTTGCTCAAACATTTCACAACTGCCCTCATTTCCCTTAGTTTTCAATGCATCTGGAGCCACTTTTTGCAGCAAG ATCTTTCGAGCTAAGCCTCAAAATACATTATCTGTACATTTTCGGTGGATTACAGGAAGAGACTTTCAGCTCAACGTCACCGATGGAAGTGCATCAAACAAGACACTGATTACTAATATTACTGCCGATTACATAGGGAAGACAGTAAGATCTGCCTCCAGCCCCGTTTTGGAGATTTCCTTCTCTTCTAAAAGCAATGCCAGAGAACCAACGTATTTAGTGTTTATCATCATGGAAAATGAAG ATGTTCACCCACGTCTTACAATATCAAGCAGCCGTTTCCTTAACCACTCCAATTCTGGTGTAGCAGTCAACAATCTTATTGGCCAAACCAAGATATTTAACACGGTTTTCATGGGAAATGGCTTCGGTGTACACATCAATAAAATAAACGGTGGTTTATCTTTGTTTTCAACGACGTTTCTATACAATAGAAAGCATGGCATTTACATAGGAAATGTTACAGGATCTGTCACATTTCGTTCTGTGAATTCTTCAAGAAACCATGGTTCAGGAATTGCAGTTGAAAAAGGGTCGCTTTCCTTTCTGATGTCTCTTTGTGAAGCGTCCAAAAATCAAGTCCATGGTTTGGAAATTTACAATCAGATTAGctcaaatataaatatttctgGCTTGGAAGTATACGAAAGTGGCCGGAAAGGCCTATATTTTCGTGACTTTTCCGAAGATTCCTGCATCTTGATCTCAAACTTAACTTCATTTAGAAACAGAGAAGATGGGGCTTTTTTCGAAAAGCTATCAATCAAGCAACTCAGCGTTTCGACTTCCTCTTTTGACGGGAATTACTATCACGGACTGTTTGCTGAAAAAGTTGTGTCAGCCAATGTCGCTTTTTGGAGAGCTTCCACTTCTAAAAACTACAACAACGGCTTATTCTTCCAGAACGGAAAAGGCAATATTAGCCTAGAATCTTGGTCCTCACTCGGTAACAACAACAATGGGTTGTACTTAGCTTGTCAAGAAGGAAAACTGCAGCTTAACAACTGTTTTATTGACGGGAACAAACGAAATGGAATAAAACTGATGGACGGTCACTATGCTAAACTCCAATCATTTGATTTTTATAACAGCGTCGTCTCGGAAAATGAAAACTACGGCATTCTTATTTACGTCTACATGTACAATTACTACCAAACGAAAAACTATTCTTTAACTTTCATGAATAGTACCATCGCTAACAACTCCAATGGTGGAATTCTCGTTTATCCTTACTGTAGTTACAGGTACAATAGATTTATCACACACGTTCAACTGACGTTCACTGAAAACAAGGTAAATGGAAACCAAAATGATGGCCTGAATGTTCGTAGTCCCGAAATTTAA